TTGCCGGGCGGATGACCTTCATGGAGTACGCCGAAACCTGGCTCCGGACGCGCTCGTTCGACGAGTCGACCCGGGAGAGCACGGAGTTCCGGGTACGGAAGCACCTGCTGCCGTTCTTCGGGTCTAAGCAGCTGGCGGCGATCAAACCGGGCCACGTTCGGGAGTGGGATGCCGCGATGGTCGGGAAGCTGGCTCCGGCGACCCGGGCCGTCGTGTTCGCGCACCTTCGGACCATCCTCGGCGCGGCAGTCGACGACGAACGGATCGCGAAGAATCCGTGTTCGGCAAAGTCGGTGAAGCCGCCGCGACCGGTTCAGCGTCGGGTGGTGCCGTGGCGGTATGACCAGGTTTCGGCAATCCGCGGTGGCCTCGCTGAGCGGTATCGGCCGATGGTCGACCTGGGCGCCGGATGCGGGCTGCGTCAGGGGGAGATCCTGGGGCTCGGCGTCGACGACATCGACTTCGAAGCGGGCTGGGTGCACGTCTCGCGTCAGGTCAAGCTCGTCCGGTCCCGGCTGGTCTTCGGGCTACCCAAGAACGATCGTGACCGCCGGGTGCCGCTGCCTGATTCCGTCGCCCTGGTCCTGCGGCAGCACGTCGACGACTTCGCCCCGATGAAGCTCACCCTGCCGTGGGAGAACCCGGCCAGCGACGAACGGGCCACGGTGCCGCTGCTGTTCACCACTACCCGGCGGGGTGCGATCAACCGGCGCACCTTCGACGACAAGAGCTGGCGACCGGCTGTCGTGGCGGCCGGCATCACGCCGACCCGGGCCACCGGGATGCACGCGCTTCGCCACTTCTACGCCTCGTCGCTGCTCGACGCGGGGGAGAGCATCAAGGCCCTCGCGTCGTACCTCGGCCACGCCGACCCCGGCTTCACGCTCCGGGTCTACACACACCTGATGCCGGCCAGCGAGGAACGCACCCGGAACGCGATCGACAACCTCTTCGCGTCGGGAGAGAAGCCCTGACGGCCTGGCGACGGCCTACAGCGGTTGTCGCCAGGCTCCGCCCCAGGTCAGCGGATGTCTCACCGTCATAATCCGGCGTACAGGTCGACTCGTCCGTCACCCACCAGCTCAGAGCCTCGATCAAGGTTCTGAGCTGGTCTTGTTGGCGCCGTTGGTTGACTTCGGTCATCGTCGGGTGGCTGGTTGACGGCCTGGAGGCGGCCTGAGCGGGGGTGCCCTCGTCCTGGCGCGCGCTGTCCCACCGTGAAGGCTCCCGGGACGGACGTGATGGGGCTCTGGCGCGTTGCCGGCGGCGGTAGGGCTGTTGCTTTACACCTGATTCCCACCAGATGCTTGACGTGATCAGAGCGAGAGGGCGGGCCGCTTGCTTGCGATCATCCGAGTTCTGTCATGCGCCGTGTCGGCTCGGCTTTGGCCAGTGCCTTCCACTGTGCGAGTTCCTGTTCGTGCGAGCCCTCGCTGGTCGCCTGGCTGACCACAGCAGCGGCGTTCGGGCCGACGGTGCTGCCACGTGTCAGGAGGGTCAGAGGCCAGGCAGGGGTGCTGGGCTCGCCCCGGTCGAACGCGTACCAGTCCAGGGGCCGTTGAAGCTCCATGCCCGCTCGTGCTGGTCGACCAGCTCGTCACCGGGATGAAGGAATGAGTAGGGGCGGAAGATGAGGTCGATCTGGATCGGGATGTCGTCGTCGGGTCGATCTCGTACCCCCGCTCTTCGCGCGTCGGATCCTGCGACTGGCCCTCGCGGAGGACCACGACGTAGGTACGCGGCCGTGGGAGTCGTCCTGTCTCCAGCGGCGGGTCGAAGTCCTGGACCTCCGTGACGTGCACCAGGGTCGGCGGTATCCCGACGCGGCAGTGGTCGCCGGGCTGGAGGCCCTCGGCCGGCGGGTCTGTCCGGAAAAGCTCGTTCGTCCACTCGTGGCTCTCCGGGCTAGGTGGGATGGCCACATCGCCTGGCTGTGGGTGCACTCGCAATCTGCTATCTACCGTTGCCCTGGTCTCGGCGCATAGGACGCGGGTCAGGTACGCGCGTGAGATGCGATCATCCGCGCAGAACCACGAGCAGCCCTGAAGCAACACCGGGGCATCCAGAATCGCAGTAGAGCCGCCACGTCTGAGTTGACTCGGGCACCAAACCGGGCCTGGCCCGTGTCCAGCACGCTGCTTTCAGCGGATGGCTGGACTCGGAGCAGGTGGTCACGTCTGGAAATGGCTGGTGATGCCGTCCAGGGTGGTGATCAGGTTGTGCTGGAAGGTCTCCTCGGCGTTGAGATGGGCGCCGTCGACGACGAGCCGGGCGATGGTGGGGTAGCGACCTGTTTCGAGCATGCGTGTCAGGTAGGGCCCGAGGGCGGCCTGCCAGGCGGACACGTCGGTGCCAGTGGAACGGGCGGTGCGTCGTTCGGTGACCTCGCTGCGGAGCGCCCCGATGACGAACGCGTTGAGGGCGCCCATGGCCCGCTGGAGGTCGTCGATGCCGCGTACGCCATGGGCCCGGCTGAGCGCCGCTGCGGTCGACTCGCCCACGGCGAGCGCATGAGGTCCCAGGTGCGGCCTTGCGCCGAGCAGGTCGGCGAACCACTCATGCTCAAGAGCGGCTGCGCGGGTCCGGTGGACGATGGCCAGTACCGTGGCGCGCCACTCGGAGTGCTGACCGGCCTCGGCGATCTGGGCATACACGGCGTCGACCATCAGGTCGAGCAGTTCGGATCTGTTGGTCACGTAGTCGTAGAGCCGCATCGGACCGACACCGAGCTCTTTGGCGATCTTGCGAACCGACAGGCCGTCGAGACCGTGTGCGTCGGCGAGCCGGATAGCCGTGGCGGCGATCTTTGCGCGGCTCAGCGGCACCGGCGCCGCTCGCGGCTGAGGCTCGGGCCGTTCCCAGACGGGCAATGGCGCGCTACCGTACGGCGTATCCATGAGGTACAGCGTACGGTAACGGAGATGATGATGCGGATCGCGATCGCCGGCGGTGGTCTGGGCGGCCTGACACTGGCTCGAATCCTGTACCGGCACGGCATCGACGCGGTGGTGTACGAACGCGATCCGATCCGATCCGTGCGATCGCAGGGCGGATCGCTCGACCTGCACCCGGAGTCCGGGCAGCGGGCCCTGGCCCAGGCGGGCCTCGCCGGCCGGTTCCGGTCCGAGGCGCGGCCGGAGGGCGAGGAACATCGCATCCTCGACCCGGCCGGACGCACCCTCGTGCACCACACGCCACAACCCGGCTCATTCTCCGGACGCCCCGAGATCGACCGCGCCGCACTGCGCGATCTTCTGCTCGATTCGCTCCCCGGTGACACGGTGGCCTGGCAGCACCGGCTCGTCGCGGCGGCGCCGCGACCCGACGGAGGCTTCGGGCTGACGTTCGACGGTGGCCGCCGTGCCGACTGCGACGTCCTCATCGGCGCGGACGGCGCGCGCTCGGTCGTCCGGCCGCTGCTCACCGACGCGAAACTGTCCTACGTGGCCACGTTGGTGGAGCTGAGCATCAGCGATGCCGACCGGCGCCACCCGGATCTCGCCGAGTTGGTCGGCCCCGGGAACCTGTGGTGCATCGGCGTGAACCAGATCCTTGCCGCGCAACGCCTCGGCGATGGCGGCATCCGAGTCGGCATCTCCCTCCGCGCGGACGATCGGCACCTGGACACCTACCGCAGCAAGCGCGCTCTGCTGGACATGTTCGACGGCTGGGACTCGAATCTCACCGCACTCATCGAAGCCGGCGACAGCGCGCCGACGCCTCGGAGGATCGAGGTGCTGCCCATCGGCACACGTTGGGCACACCAGGCGGGCGTCACCCTCATCGGTGATGCCGCGCACCTCATGCCACCGGTTGGCGAGGGTGCCAATCAGGCCATGCTCGACGCTGCCGAACTCGCCGGCGAACTCGCCGCCAACCCCGCCGGCCCGGACTCGGCGATCCAGGCGTACGAGGAGGCAATGTTCACCAGAATCCACCCCATCGCCGAAATGTCCGCGCGAGTCCAGGCAATGATGCTGTCCCCCACCGCGGCCGACGACATCATCCGCTTCTTTACGCCACGGTCCACCGAGCCGGCACCCGCGGATTGACAACGCGCAACGCAGTCGGCCACGCCCTTGTAGACGCTCCTGCCGTGGAGGGTCGGAGCTCGCTCATCCGCTATCTGTCAATTGACCTACAACCGTGGCCCGGCCAGGCCCTGGACGGATTCAGCGAACTCGCCGCCCACCTGCGCCGCGCGGCAGGCCGCGCCCGAGCCCGGACAGACCCTGCGCGCTGTCTGCCTCGCCTACCTGTAGTTCGCGACTGAGGGCCCTGCCCTGCACCAGGCCGTGCGTTCCGTTTGGCGCGGTCGGAGGTGCCGCTGCCCTGGCGGGTGACGATCAGGCGCTCGTCTCGCAACTCTCGTAGGGCGGCCTTGATCGCCCGCGGGCGACGTTGAACCGCTGGACGAGGTCGTGTTGCGACGGCAACTCTCTCGCGAGCGTGAACTTCCTGTCTTGGCCTCCTCGAGGTGTCACACACCCGATGCGCGACATGATCTTCAAAGAAGCCGCGGAGGCCCTCCGGTTCGGAGACCGAGGCGCGCAGCGCGGCCCCCGGAAATGAGGAAGCGGGCAGGTGCGTCCGGCCTCTAGGCTCGCTCGGATGGCGACCCCGGTGCGTTATCGATCCCCGGAGGAGGACAGCGGCAGGTGGCTCGCTTTCCCGTTCCGGCGCGGCGACATCGTCATCAGCACCCGATCGAAGAGCGGCACCACCTGGATGCAGATGATCTGCGCGCTGCTGATCTTCCAGACCGCCGACCTGCCGGCGCCGTTGGCGCAGTTGTCCCCCTGGCTCGACTGGCTGACCGCTCCGCAGCGGCAGGTGTACGACCATCTCGCCGCCCAGGAGCATCGGCGTTTCATCAAGACGCACACGCCGCTGGACGGGGTGCCGATCGAGCCGCACGTGTCGTACATCGTGGTGGCGCGGCATCCGTTGGACATGGCGGTGTCGTTGTACCACCAGGGCGAGAACATCGACCGGGAACGACTGCGTCAGATCACCGGCGAACCGCAGTCCGGCGATGCACCGCCGGCACGGCTTCCCCTGCGTTCCTGGTTGGTGCGGTGGACCGAGCGTGACAGCGATCCGCAGGAGGCGTTGGACTCGCTGCCCGGTGTGCTCTGGCATCTGACTGATGCCTGGCGACGCCGGGAGGAGCCGAACGTGCTGCTGGTGCACTACGACGATCTCCTGGCCGACCTGGGTGGATAGATGCGGCGGATCGCCGCGTGGCTGGGTGTCGAGGTGCCAGCCGAGCGGTGGGCGACACTGGTGGAGGCCGCCACGTTCGGCGCGATGCGCGAGCGGTCCCAGGCCCTGGTGCCCGATGCCATGGGGGTGCTCAAAGACCATCAGGCCTTCTTCCGAAGGGGCCGGTCGGGTGCGGGACGAGCACTGTTGAGCACCGACGAACTCAGCCATTACCACCGGCGCGCGGCCGAGATGGCCCCACCGGACCTGTTGGCCTGGCTGCACCGGGAACGTTAACCCGAGGGCTGGCTGGCCGGTGCGGGGCTTGGCCCGGTGCGGCAGTCGGAAGCCCGGACCTCGATGGCGCTCGGCTTCCGGGCCGCTTCCGCGATCCGCGGAGCAGAACCGCCGCGACGGGCAGCAGGCATAAGCATTGCGTCGTAACGTCGGTTGATGCGTGACACGAGGCCGGCCGGGGTGGCTGACCGCTGCGAACATCCGACCCCTCTGGCGTCGGGCCGAGACGCCGACGTCTTCGTCATCGACGACCGACGCGTCCTTCGCCGCTACCGGGAAGGTGGAGACGTGGCGGCAGAGGCCGCAGTCATGGCCCACGTGGCGAGTCACGGTTTCCCGGTGCCCAGGGTGTACCAGGCGCGGGGAGCCGATCTCGTCATGGAAAGACTGGACGGGCCCACCATGCTGTCGGCATTCCTCGCCGGTGAGCTCGACGCCACGGAAACGGCCACCTGCCTGGCGGATCTGCACCGTCGGCTCCACGCGCTGCCGCCCCGGCTCGGTCAAGGCGAGGACGACCGGATCCTGCACCTGGACCTGCACCCGGAGAACGTCATGCTGACGTCACGGGGGCCGGTCGTCATCGACTGGCGCAACGCCACCGAGGGACCGGCGGACCTCGATGTCGCGCTCTCCGCGATCATCATCGCCCAGGTGGCCGTCGAGGAGGCGCATCCGCTGGCGTCGCCGGCCGCAACGCTGCTGGCCGCCTTCGTCGACCGCGTCGGCGGCCGCGTGCTGACCACGCTGGACCAGGCCGTGGCGATGCGGCGCGACGACCCGGCGCTCACCAGCGGCGAGCGGGAGCGGCTCGACGCCGCTGCCGCCCTCATCACCGGTCGCTGCTGGAGCCGGCAGCCGAGAGGCGCTGCCCGTCCGGGCGCATAGGATCCGGCGATGACCGATGAGCCGTCGGAACCCGGCCCGCCGCCCGCCGGTCGGGAGCCGATGCGGCGGCCGCCCAGCATCGTCATCAGCATGGTGCTGCTCGCGCTCTGGTGGGCGTACACCATCGTCGTGGCCGTCGCGTTGCTCGGCGAGGTCGGCGGCGCGGGAAACTGGCTCGCCCTGGCCTGTTGCACGGCGGGGGCCGCAGCCGTGCTCCGGGGGCTCTGGCACGGCGGCCCGACGGCGTGGCGGGTGGTGCACGGGTTCGCCGCGACGGTCGCGGTCGCGTTCCTGGTCGGGGCCGGCATCATGCTGCTCTACGGGCCGCGCCTCGGGTCGCTGATCACGCCCCCGGTCGACCCGGCCTTCGTCGCGGCGACGACGGGCGGGCTGCTGGCGGTGCTGGCGCTGTTGGTCAGCGGGATCCTGGTCCGTACCCCGCCGGCCCGCGCCTGGTGCGGCCGCCGCTGAGCCCTCACCCCCGCTGGCGAGGGCGTCCGTGCCGACGGGTGGAGCGCGGCGCGAGATCCACGACGCCGCCGGCACGACACCGGTGGGAGCGTTAGTGCCCTCGTACGACGGGTAGTCGGCGAGCGCTCCTGACAAGTGGCGGGGAGGTCGTATGACGGCGACCAGTGCCTTCTTCGAGCAGTTGGCGGATGTCGGTCACGATCCGCGGTTGTGCAAGGTCCGTGGCACAGTCCGGTTCGACATCCGGGAGGGGGACCGGATGGAGCAGTGGCTACTGGACATCGATCATGGACGCCTCCGGGTGACGCAGAGCGACGGTCCGGCGGAAACGGTCATCACGGTCACCGCCGACGTCGCGGAGGCGATGTCGCGGGGTGAGATGAACGGCCTGGCCGGGATCGCCCGGGGGGAGATCATGGTCGACGGGAACCTCGCGTTGGCGATGCGGATCGGGCGGCTGTTCCCGGTGCCCCCCGCCTCACGGCAGCAGGCCGTCTCCGGTCGCGGGGAGTGACCCGGTGAAGGACATCCCGGGCACCGTGTCGTGCATCGACGGCAGCACCTTCATAGTCTCGGATTCCAGCGGTGACGTGGAGTCGTCACCCGCGACCCCGGTCGGCTTGTTCGCCGCCGATTCGCGTTTCCTGTCCCGATGGGTGCTCACCGTCAACGGCGAGCGGCTGACCGCCCTGTCGGTGGACGACAGCCAGTACTACGAGGCGGCGTTCTTCGTGGTGCCGGGCGGGCAGACCGACTACGTGGAGGCCGACGTGTCGGCGATCCGGCGGCGGCGGATCGGACCGGACCTGACCGAGTCGCTGACGCTGTTCAACTACGGCGAGAAGGAGATGGACCTCGACGTGCGGCTGGAGGTGGCGGCCGACTTCGCCGACATCTTCGACATCAAGTTCGACGTCCGCCAGAAGGCCGGCAGCCACTACCTCCACGTGGGTCCGGACGAGTTGCGTCTGGGCTACCGGCGCGGCACGTTCCAGCGCGAGGTGTCCGTCTCGGCCAGTGAGCCCGCCGACTTCGACGAGGGCGGCGTTCGCTTCACGCTCCGGCTGCCGCCCGGCGCCCGCTGGTCGACGGAGCTGCGGGTGGTCATGCGGGCGCTGCGTCCGGACGGTGTCGACCTCCGTGCCGCGGTGCGCGCGCTGCGCCCGGACCCCGCCACCCTGCCGACGAGCGTGCGGGAGTGGCTCGCGGAGGCCCCGAAGCTGGACACCGACAGCAGCGCACTGCAACAGGTGTACCACCGCAGCCTGGTGGACCTGGCGGCGCTGCGCTTCGCCCCGCTCTCGCTCGGCGGCGCGGCCGTACCGGCGGCGGGGCTGCCCTGGTTCATGACCCTGTTCGGTCGGGACAGCCTGTTGACCTGCCTGCAGACCCTGCCCTTCACCCCGTCGCTGACCCCGCCGACGCTGCGGATCCTCGCCTCGTTGCAGGGCGCCCGGACCGACAACGTCCTGGAGGAGGACCCCGGCCGGATCCTGCACGAACTGCGCTACGGCGAGTCGGCCGCGTTCGAGGAGCAGCCCCACTCGCCGTACTACGGCACCGTAGACGCCTCGCCGCTGTTCGTGGTGCTGCTCGACGAGTACGAACGGTGGAGCGGCGACACGGCGCTGGTGATGGAGCTGGAGCAGGAGGCCCGGGCGGCCCTGGCGTGGATCGACCAGTACGCCGACCTGACGTCCACCGGTTACCTCTGGTACGAGCGGCGCAACCGGCTCACCGGCCTGGAGAACCAGTGCTGGAAGGACTCCTGGGACAGCATCTCCTACGCCGACGGCCGGCTGCCGGGCTTCCCCAGGGCCACCTGCGAGGCACAGGGCTACGCCTACGACGCCAAGAAGCGGGCGGCGCGGCTGGCCCGTACGTTCTGGAACGACCCGGCCTACGCGGACCGGCTGG
Above is a genomic segment from Micromonospora sp. M71_S20 containing:
- a CDS encoding site-specific integrase yields the protein MAHIEDRWYKTIRHPTGRTERVKSELFGTGHRYRVRYIAPDGRERSKSFPDRAKRDAEAFLVSTETDKLRGSYVDPVAGRMTFMEYAETWLRTRSFDESTRESTEFRVRKHLLPFFGSKQLAAIKPGHVREWDAAMVGKLAPATRAVVFAHLRTILGAAVDDERIAKNPCSAKSVKPPRPVQRRVVPWRYDQVSAIRGGLAERYRPMVDLGAGCGLRQGEILGLGVDDIDFEAGWVHVSRQVKLVRSRLVFGLPKNDRDRRVPLPDSVALVLRQHVDDFAPMKLTLPWENPASDERATVPLLFTTTRRGAINRRTFDDKSWRPAVVAAGITPTRATGMHALRHFYASSLLDAGESIKALASYLGHADPGFTLRVYTHLMPASEERTRNAIDNLFASGEKP
- a CDS encoding TetR/AcrR family transcriptional regulator; this encodes MDTPYGSAPLPVWERPEPQPRAAPVPLSRAKIAATAIRLADAHGLDGLSVRKIAKELGVGPMRLYDYVTNRSELLDLMVDAVYAQIAEAGQHSEWRATVLAIVHRTRAAALEHEWFADLLGARPHLGPHALAVGESTAAALSRAHGVRGIDDLQRAMGALNAFVIGALRSEVTERRTARSTGTDVSAWQAALGPYLTRMLETGRYPTIARLVVDGAHLNAEETFQHNLITTLDGITSHFQT
- a CDS encoding NAD(P)/FAD-dependent oxidoreductase, producing the protein MMMRIAIAGGGLGGLTLARILYRHGIDAVVYERDPIRSVRSQGGSLDLHPESGQRALAQAGLAGRFRSEARPEGEEHRILDPAGRTLVHHTPQPGSFSGRPEIDRAALRDLLLDSLPGDTVAWQHRLVAAAPRPDGGFGLTFDGGRRADCDVLIGADGARSVVRPLLTDAKLSYVATLVELSISDADRRHPDLAELVGPGNLWCIGVNQILAAQRLGDGGIRVGISLRADDRHLDTYRSKRALLDMFDGWDSNLTALIEAGDSAPTPRRIEVLPIGTRWAHQAGVTLIGDAAHLMPPVGEGANQAMLDAAELAGELAANPAGPDSAIQAYEEAMFTRIHPIAEMSARVQAMMLSPTAADDIIRFFTPRSTEPAPAD
- a CDS encoding sulfotransferase domain-containing protein, coding for MATPVRYRSPEEDSGRWLAFPFRRGDIVISTRSKSGTTWMQMICALLIFQTADLPAPLAQLSPWLDWLTAPQRQVYDHLAAQEHRRFIKTHTPLDGVPIEPHVSYIVVARHPLDMAVSLYHQGENIDRERLRQITGEPQSGDAPPARLPLRSWLVRWTERDSDPQEALDSLPGVLWHLTDAWRRREEPNVLLVHYDDLLADLGG
- a CDS encoding phosphotransferase, coding for MRDTRPAGVADRCEHPTPLASGRDADVFVIDDRRVLRRYREGGDVAAEAAVMAHVASHGFPVPRVYQARGADLVMERLDGPTMLSAFLAGELDATETATCLADLHRRLHALPPRLGQGEDDRILHLDLHPENVMLTSRGPVVIDWRNATEGPADLDVALSAIIIAQVAVEEAHPLASPAATLLAAFVDRVGGRVLTTLDQAVAMRRDDPALTSGERERLDAAAALITGRCWSRQPRGAARPGA
- a CDS encoding SCP2 sterol-binding domain-containing protein produces the protein MTATSAFFEQLADVGHDPRLCKVRGTVRFDIREGDRMEQWLLDIDHGRLRVTQSDGPAETVITVTADVAEAMSRGEMNGLAGIARGEIMVDGNLALAMRIGRLFPVPPASRQQAVSGRGE
- a CDS encoding glycogen debranching N-terminal domain-containing protein — protein: MPGTVSCIDGSTFIVSDSSGDVESSPATPVGLFAADSRFLSRWVLTVNGERLTALSVDDSQYYEAAFFVVPGGQTDYVEADVSAIRRRRIGPDLTESLTLFNYGEKEMDLDVRLEVAADFADIFDIKFDVRQKAGSHYLHVGPDELRLGYRRGTFQREVSVSASEPADFDEGGVRFTLRLPPGARWSTELRVVMRALRPDGVDLRAAVRALRPDPATLPTSVREWLAEAPKLDTDSSALQQVYHRSLVDLAALRFAPLSLGGAAVPAAGLPWFMTLFGRDSLLTCLQTLPFTPSLTPPTLRILASLQGARTDNVLEEDPGRILHELRYGESAAFEEQPHSPYYGTVDASPLFVVLLDEYERWSGDTALVMELEQEARAALAWIDQYADLTSTGYLWYERRNRLTGLENQCWKDSWDSISYADGRLPGFPRATCEAQGYAYDAKKRAARLARTFWNDPAYADRLESEAAALYDRFNRDFWLDDRGYYALALDGDGTPVDSLSSNIGHLLWSGIVPPERAARVAEHLMGPALFSGWGVRTLAEGQGRYNPLGYHRGTVWPFDNSFIAWGLRRYGFADEAGRIAEGVIDAATYFQGRLPEAFGGFDRHTTRYPVRYPTAGSPQAWSSGASLLLIRIMLGIEPHEDHLAVAPALPPGFDRLALLDIPGRWGRVDAFARHRFDQPRTNGGGPDPGLS